From the genome of bacterium, one region includes:
- the hypE gene encoding hydrogenase expression/formation protein HypE, which produces MDEKRILLSHGSGGLMSRELIERYLVNRFENPMLSLMNDQAVFPSPSTRLAFTTDSYVIDPIFFPGGDIGRLAVCGTVNDLAMSGAVPLYLSCSLIIEEGFLFSDLERILCSMKEACEEAKVQVVTGDTKVVNRGGMDKIFINTSGVGALADGLHICGHRAQTGDKVLVSGFLGDHEIAVLSRRKNLEFITHVLSDSSPLNLVVGPLVQQGLGQYLHAMRDPTRGGLATVLNEIADQSQVGILIEEDLVPVRDEVRGACEIMGFDPLYLANEGKLVAFVDREKAGEVLSAMRKTRYGRDARIIGEVMAEPKGVVTLRTSIGGTRILDMLATEQLPRIC; this is translated from the coding sequence ATGGACGAAAAAAGAATCCTGCTATCTCATGGAAGCGGCGGCCTTATGAGCCGCGAGCTTATCGAGCGATACCTGGTCAATCGGTTTGAAAATCCGATGTTGAGCCTCATGAATGATCAGGCTGTTTTCCCCTCACCCTCCACCCGCCTGGCCTTTACCACTGATTCCTATGTCATCGATCCGATTTTTTTCCCCGGCGGGGATATCGGCAGGCTGGCGGTGTGCGGAACGGTAAATGATCTGGCCATGTCAGGGGCTGTACCCCTTTATCTCAGTTGCTCCCTGATCATCGAGGAGGGGTTTTTGTTTTCCGATCTGGAGCGAATTCTCTGCTCCATGAAAGAGGCCTGCGAGGAGGCGAAAGTACAGGTTGTCACCGGCGATACCAAGGTGGTGAACCGGGGCGGCATGGATAAGATTTTCATCAATACTTCCGGCGTGGGGGCCCTTGCCGACGGGCTTCACATCTGCGGTCACAGGGCGCAGACAGGGGACAAGGTGCTGGTGAGCGGCTTTTTGGGAGACCATGAAATCGCCGTTCTTTCGCGGCGAAAGAATCTGGAATTCATTACCCATGTGCTGAGTGACTCAAGCCCGCTGAATCTGGTGGTCGGGCCACTTGTCCAGCAGGGGCTGGGTCAGTACCTGCATGCCATGAGAGATCCCACCAGGGGCGGGCTGGCCACGGTCCTGAATGAAATCGCCGATCAGTCGCAGGTTGGCATTCTGATCGAGGAAGACCTTGTCCCTGTCCGGGATGAAGTCAGGGGAGCCTGTGAAATCATGGGCTTTGATCCCTTGTACCTGGCCAATGAGGGCAAACTGGTGGCTTTTGTGGACAGGGAAAAAGCCGGCGAAGTCCTCTCGGCAATGAGAAAAACCCGCTATGGCCGGGATGCCCGAATCATCGGAGAAGTCATGGCTGAGCCCAAAGGGGTGGTAACCCTGCGCACATCCATTGGCGGAACCAGAATCCTGGATATGCTGGCCACGGAGCAGCTTCCCCGGATCTGTTAG
- the miaB gene encoding tRNA (N6-isopentenyl adenosine(37)-C2)-methylthiotransferase MiaB — translation MKAYIKTFGCQMNEHDSERMRGLLLKMGYTMASDEEEADFILINTCSIREKAEQKAFSHLGRLKLIKSRRPDLRIGICGCIAQREGSRIIRRAPHVDLIFGTKNIHRLPQLIEKMLATRFRVVEISDDRERWQQFGCEIERDNRVSAWVTIMQGCNNYCTYCVVPYVRGGEWSRPAEDILAEITGLAARGYKEVTLLGHNVNSYGWRGAGQEFDFPRLIRAIDRIPGIERIRFTTSHPKDFSERLIEALADCPKVCEHIHLPFQSGSDKILKSMNRKYTVAEYLDKVNLLRARIPKAGITSDVIVGFPGEEEEDFQQTLHLIESVQFEGLFTFLYSRRPQTAAGNFPRQIPNNIKQKRFEILLEIQNRISSERNESLVGTQQEVLVEEGITARDSQSGEEGLLRGRTRMNKIVEFTGRRDQIGTLRKIAITRANRFNLEGVIVP, via the coding sequence TTGAAAGCATACATAAAGACATTCGGCTGCCAGATGAACGAGCATGATTCCGAAAGGATGCGCGGGCTGCTGCTCAAGATGGGATATACGATGGCCTCTGACGAGGAGGAGGCTGACTTTATTCTGATCAATACCTGTAGCATCCGGGAAAAGGCGGAGCAGAAAGCCTTCAGTCACCTGGGGCGGCTGAAATTGATCAAATCCCGGAGGCCCGACCTGCGGATCGGCATCTGCGGCTGCATTGCCCAGCGGGAAGGCAGTCGCATCATCCGCCGGGCTCCTCACGTAGACCTGATATTCGGTACGAAAAATATCCACCGGCTCCCTCAACTGATTGAGAAAATGCTGGCCACGCGGTTCCGGGTGGTTGAAATTTCCGATGACCGTGAGCGCTGGCAGCAATTTGGCTGCGAGATCGAGCGGGACAATCGGGTCAGTGCCTGGGTCACTATTATGCAGGGGTGCAATAACTATTGCACCTATTGCGTTGTGCCCTATGTGCGGGGAGGCGAATGGAGCAGGCCTGCGGAAGATATCCTGGCCGAGATCACCGGGCTGGCTGCCCGTGGTTATAAAGAGGTGACTTTGCTCGGCCATAACGTCAACTCCTACGGCTGGAGGGGAGCGGGGCAGGAATTTGATTTCCCCAGGCTCATCCGGGCTATTGACAGGATACCGGGAATTGAAAGGATCCGCTTTACCACTTCTCATCCCAAGGACTTTTCCGAACGGCTGATAGAGGCCCTGGCGGATTGTCCGAAAGTTTGTGAGCATATTCATTTGCCTTTCCAATCCGGGTCGGATAAAATTTTAAAGAGCATGAATCGAAAATATACGGTGGCCGAATATCTGGATAAAGTGAACCTGCTGCGGGCCAGAATCCCCAAGGCTGGCATTACCAGCGATGTTATTGTGGGTTTCCCTGGAGAGGAGGAGGAGGATTTTCAGCAGACTTTGCACTTGATCGAGTCGGTTCAGTTTGAAGGGCTTTTCACTTTTCTCTATTCCAGGCGGCCTCAGACTGCTGCTGGAAATTTTCCCCGGCAAATACCGAATAATATAAAGCAAAAGCGGTTTGAAATCCTGCTGGAAATCCAAAACCGGATCAGCTCCGAACGGAATGAAAGTCTTGTGGGGACGCAGCAGGAGGTACTGGTTGAAGAGGGGATCACCGCACGGGACTCACAATCGGGGGAAGAAGGTCTCCTGCGCGGCAGGACCCGGATGAATAAGATCGTAGAGTTTACCGGCCGCCGCGATCAGATCGGGACGCTCCGGAAGATTGCAATCACCAGGGCGAACAGATTTAACCTGGAAGGGGTAATTGTTCCATAA